In a genomic window of Myxococcales bacterium:
- a CDS encoding RNA-binding protein, whose amino-acid sequence MSTRLYVGNLSFNTSGDTIREEFSALGEVTDVHVVMDRETGRPRGFAFVTMGSPAEATKAISEMNGKMLDGRPLRVNEAEERSPRGGGGGGGGGYGGGGGGRGGRGGGGGGGRY is encoded by the coding sequence ATGAGCACCCGACTGTACGTAGGCAACCTTTCCTTCAACACCTCCGGCGACACCATCCGCGAAGAGTTCTCGGCGCTCGGCGAAGTGACCGACGTCCACGTCGTCATGGACCGCGAGACCGGCCGCCCGCGCGGCTTCGCGTTCGTGACGATGGGCTCGCCGGCCGAGGCCACCAAGGCCATCAGCGAGATGAACGGCAAGATGCTCGACGGTCGGCCGCTCCGCGTCAACGAGGCTGAGGAGCGGTCGCCCCGCGGCGGCGGCGGCGGCGGCGGCGGCGGCTACGGCGGCGGCGGCGGTGGTCGCGGCGGTCGCGGCGGCGGCGGCGGCGGCGGTCGCTACTAG
- a CDS encoding radical SAM protein — METPRGLDRRQFRAHALDGAALFFQPATGVHVRVATAATRALRRQAPRVAMFGITNACNLTCGFCSRDVARPSAWTVATAAAALRGLHDAGTLEVAYGGGEPFAFRGFAELVAELDATTALAQHVTTNGTLIRAATWAPFAGRLGQVRLSIYDDVPWRPAVEVLAGAGQRWGANLLVDAAALPTLPARLADLAARGCHDASLLSYVGPERARHLDDAGRARLAAIIADSPVACRLSVCFGDRVAAPRLPTGDAGDCGAGRDFVSITPDRQVQSCSFQDRGLPGATAAEILAAWRTQQARLAAPSPRVGCARLHPVTAPPAAPPPIAVWQAFSGNNSGECVLVATFATVADADAYLAELTPGWVPDGGCSPAWQQLFTDEGVAQVATGTSWPSDEGSPRELVAIGASVLAVQYAVDDAFPELRALAWKRGAEVVPGGVHVHGDLTLVVAVRCRDDADRAALLAAAAPGWFVYDEAEPMRSTYAPLVAYPHGDVVVLPMPILGGDGSLPTLVAARDAVARVVGERAHAAEICFTRLTEAELVAAKQRLGRRPPRVPRLWVSLWGGDGADRAAAFARSLGGDRVTVADAHVLIDPAPDRKRLAVLAYRRGATVDVIDSERLELTASPWFEAPPPTKGRREPERGFDRAHLEPTLRATLPREAALTVTWAEHRTRPPRPSITVVTAAPTAALVALRAYADDVGARLNLWAAEVDPVGAMLRRLLTALDR, encoded by the coding sequence ATGGAGACGCCACGCGGGCTCGACCGTCGCCAGTTCCGCGCCCACGCCCTCGACGGCGCGGCGCTGTTCTTCCAGCCCGCGACCGGCGTCCACGTCCGGGTCGCGACCGCGGCGACCCGCGCGCTGCGGCGGCAGGCGCCCCGGGTCGCGATGTTCGGCATCACCAACGCCTGCAACCTGACCTGCGGCTTCTGCTCGCGCGACGTGGCGCGCCCGAGCGCGTGGACGGTCGCGACCGCCGCCGCGGCGCTGCGCGGGCTGCACGACGCCGGCACGCTCGAGGTCGCGTACGGCGGCGGCGAGCCGTTCGCGTTCCGCGGCTTCGCCGAGCTGGTCGCCGAGCTCGACGCGACGACCGCGCTGGCGCAGCACGTCACCACCAACGGCACGCTGATCCGCGCCGCGACCTGGGCGCCGTTCGCCGGCCGGCTGGGCCAGGTGCGCCTGTCGATCTACGACGACGTGCCGTGGCGCCCGGCGGTCGAGGTGCTCGCCGGGGCCGGCCAGCGCTGGGGCGCCAACCTGCTCGTCGACGCCGCGGCGCTGCCGACCCTGCCCGCGCGCCTGGCCGACCTCGCGGCCCGCGGCTGTCACGACGCGTCGCTCCTGTCGTACGTCGGCCCCGAGCGCGCCCGCCACCTCGACGACGCCGGGCGCGCGCGCCTCGCGGCGATCATCGCCGACAGCCCCGTGGCCTGCCGGCTGTCGGTGTGCTTCGGCGACCGGGTCGCGGCGCCGCGGCTGCCGACCGGCGACGCCGGGGACTGCGGCGCCGGCCGCGACTTCGTCTCGATCACGCCCGACCGCCAGGTCCAGAGCTGCTCGTTCCAGGACCGCGGCCTGCCGGGCGCGACCGCCGCCGAGATCCTCGCGGCCTGGCGGACCCAGCAGGCGCGCCTGGCGGCGCCGTCGCCGCGGGTCGGCTGCGCCCGGCTGCACCCGGTGACGGCGCCCCCCGCGGCGCCGCCGCCGATCGCGGTGTGGCAGGCGTTCTCGGGCAACAACAGCGGCGAGTGCGTGCTGGTCGCGACCTTCGCCACCGTCGCCGACGCCGACGCGTACCTGGCCGAGCTGACCCCGGGCTGGGTGCCCGACGGCGGGTGCTCGCCCGCGTGGCAGCAGCTGTTCACCGACGAGGGCGTCGCCCAGGTCGCGACCGGGACGAGCTGGCCGAGCGACGAGGGCTCGCCGCGCGAGCTGGTGGCGATCGGCGCCTCGGTGCTGGCGGTCCAGTACGCCGTCGACGACGCGTTCCCCGAGCTGCGGGCCCTGGCGTGGAAGCGCGGCGCCGAGGTCGTGCCCGGCGGCGTCCACGTCCACGGCGACCTGACGCTGGTCGTCGCGGTGCGCTGCCGCGACGACGCCGACCGGGCCGCGCTGCTGGCCGCGGCCGCGCCCGGCTGGTTCGTCTACGACGAGGCCGAGCCGATGCGGTCGACCTACGCGCCGCTCGTCGCGTACCCCCACGGCGACGTCGTCGTCTTGCCGATGCCGATCCTCGGCGGCGACGGCTCGCTGCCGACCCTGGTCGCGGCCCGGGACGCGGTGGCCCGGGTGGTCGGCGAGCGCGCCCACGCCGCGGAGATCTGCTTCACCCGGCTCACCGAGGCCGAGCTGGTCGCGGCCAAGCAGCGCCTGGGGCGCCGCCCGCCGCGCGTCCCGCGGCTGTGGGTGTCGCTCTGGGGCGGCGACGGCGCCGATCGGGCGGCGGCGTTCGCCCGCAGCCTCGGCGGCGACCGGGTCACGGTCGCGGACGCCCACGTGCTGATCGATCCCGCGCCCGATCGCAAGCGCCTCGCGGTGCTGGCCTACCGCCGCGGCGCCACCGTCGACGTGATCGACAGCGAGCGCCTCGAGCTGACGGCCTCGCCGTGGTTCGAGGCGCCGCCGCCGACCAAGGGCCGCCGCGAGCCCGAGCGCGGGTTCGATCGCGCGCACCTCGAGCCGACCTTGCGCGCCACCCTGCCGCGCGAGGCCGCGCTGACCGTGACCTGGGCCGAGCACCGGACCCGGCCGCCGCGGCCATCGATCACCGTCGTGACCGCGGCGCCCACCGCGGCGCTGGTCGCCCTGCGCGCCTACGCCGACGACGTCGGCGCCCGCCTCAACCTGTGGGCCGCCGAGGTCGATCCGGTCGGCGCGATGCTGCGACGCCTGCTGACCGCGCTCGATCGTTGA
- the def gene encoding peptide deformylase encodes MAIRKIAQIGHPVLRQQARAVTRAELATPAMQQFIDDLIETMHDANGAGLAAIQVYEPIRIAAVEVKDNPRYPYKPPIPLTVLVNPVLTPIDDERFDNYEGCLSVPNLRGVVARAVHLHVRAWDRHGHEIDEVVHGLKAATYQHEVDHLDGRLFLDRVTDPNTLTTWTEFERYHLAGFVERVRALVARVGS; translated from the coding sequence ATGGCCATCCGCAAGATCGCGCAGATCGGACACCCGGTGCTGCGGCAGCAGGCGCGCGCGGTGACGCGCGCGGAGCTGGCGACGCCGGCGATGCAGCAGTTCATCGACGATCTGATCGAGACGATGCACGACGCCAACGGCGCCGGGCTGGCGGCGATCCAGGTCTACGAGCCGATCCGGATCGCGGCGGTCGAGGTGAAGGACAACCCGCGCTACCCGTACAAGCCGCCGATCCCGCTGACGGTGCTGGTCAACCCGGTGCTGACGCCGATCGACGACGAGCGCTTCGACAACTACGAGGGCTGCCTGTCGGTGCCCAACCTGCGCGGCGTGGTCGCGCGCGCGGTCCACCTGCACGTGCGGGCCTGGGATCGCCACGGCCACGAGATCGACGAGGTGGTCCACGGGCTCAAGGCCGCGACCTACCAGCACGAGGTCGACCACCTCGACGGCCGGCTGTTCCTCGATCGGGTCACCGACCCCAACACCCTCACCACCTGGACCGAGTTCGAGCGCTACCACCTGGCCGGCTTCGTCGAGCGCGTCCGCGCGCTGGTCGCCCGGGTCGGCTCGTAG
- a CDS encoding HIT family protein, translating to MSTCPFCAPEPTRVFHEDALVRALWDAFPVAPGHALIVPRRHVADWFDATDDERVALTRTLDVARAAVQARHPADGFTIGINAGVAAGQTVPHLHVHLIPRVVGDVADPRGGVRWVVPARADYWSARRER from the coding sequence ATGTCGACGTGCCCGTTCTGCGCGCCCGAGCCGACGCGGGTGTTCCACGAGGACGCGCTGGTGCGCGCGCTGTGGGACGCGTTCCCGGTGGCGCCCGGCCACGCGCTGATCGTGCCGCGCCGCCACGTCGCGGACTGGTTCGACGCCACCGACGACGAGCGCGTGGCGCTGACCCGGACGCTCGACGTCGCCCGGGCCGCGGTCCAGGCGCGCCACCCCGCCGACGGGTTCACGATCGGGATCAACGCCGGGGTCGCGGCCGGCCAGACCGTGCCGCACCTGCACGTCCACCTGATCCCGCGGGTCGTCGGCGACGTCGCCGATCCGCGCGGCGGCGTCCGCTGGGTCGTGCCCGCGCGCGCCGACTACTGGAGCGCTCGGCGTGAGCGCTGA
- a CDS encoding HNH endonuclease yields MSADAGAIAFGEKVLALLDQGRFTATYKFAVLLGLIDLCLEGVTTTGAAPTMVTTAQLAAKVTELYWPHTVPFGGRDGRGDGEVLRQVRGGGAEILDAIVRFRAQHAPDRTAPLTRSRLAAPAAYARLVRQVEWKLVQMPLPRLQRFGAVDDRFIYDVAWGQDVRRGEFLDDASFDNRLHLAEGAGDHLVRLAGLVRPLLQRRWAADVARMNPDLIEDAALDEFLFGVDRVRLAPVVDGLRELQDGRCFYCAGPLRRPQVDHFIPWARAPLDAIENLVLADGACNGAKRDHLAAAEHVERWAARARDRARDLRAVADAARWDHGAARVLGIARASYLYLPRSSRLWQASAAFVPAEPDRLARALAA; encoded by the coding sequence GTGAGCGCTGACGCCGGCGCGATCGCGTTCGGCGAGAAGGTGCTGGCGCTGCTCGACCAGGGCCGCTTCACCGCGACCTACAAGTTCGCGGTGCTGCTCGGGCTGATCGATCTGTGCCTCGAGGGCGTGACCACGACCGGCGCGGCCCCGACCATGGTCACGACCGCGCAGCTCGCCGCGAAGGTGACCGAGCTGTACTGGCCGCACACGGTGCCGTTCGGCGGGCGCGACGGCCGCGGCGACGGGGAGGTGCTGCGCCAGGTCCGCGGCGGCGGCGCCGAGATCCTCGACGCGATCGTCAGGTTTCGCGCCCAGCACGCGCCCGATCGGACCGCGCCGCTGACCCGGTCGCGGCTCGCCGCGCCGGCCGCCTACGCGCGGCTGGTGCGCCAGGTCGAGTGGAAGCTGGTGCAGATGCCGCTGCCGCGCCTGCAGCGGTTCGGCGCGGTCGACGACCGCTTCATCTACGACGTCGCGTGGGGGCAGGACGTCCGGCGCGGCGAGTTCCTCGACGACGCCAGCTTCGACAACCGCCTGCACCTGGCGGAGGGCGCCGGCGATCACCTGGTGCGCCTGGCTGGCCTCGTGCGTCCGCTCCTGCAGCGGCGCTGGGCCGCCGACGTCGCGCGCATGAACCCGGACCTGATCGAGGACGCCGCGCTCGACGAGTTCCTGTTCGGCGTCGATCGCGTCCGGCTGGCGCCGGTGGTCGACGGCCTGCGCGAGCTCCAGGACGGCCGCTGCTTCTACTGCGCGGGACCGCTGCGCCGGCCCCAGGTCGATCACTTCATCCCGTGGGCGCGGGCGCCGCTCGACGCGATCGAGAACCTGGTGCTGGCCGACGGCGCGTGCAACGGCGCCAAGCGCGACCACCTGGCCGCGGCCGAGCACGTCGAGCGCTGGGCGGCCCGCGCCCGCGACCGCGCCCGCGACCTGCGCGCCGTCGCCGACGCCGCGCGCTGGGATCACGGCGCCGCGCGCGTGCTCGGCATCGCCCGCGCGAGCTACCTGTACCTGCCGCGCTCGTCGCGGCTGTGGCAGGCGTCGGCCGCGTTCGTGCCGGCCGAGCCCGACCGCCTGGCCCGCGCGCTCGCGGCCTGA
- a CDS encoding Uma2 family endonuclease, giving the protein MVSPLHRRATYADVLAAPRHQVAEIIGGELRLTPRPAGPHALVASVLGEELGPPFRRGRGGPGGWILLDEPELHLGAEIVVPDLAGWRRERLPAVGDVAYFELAPDWLCEVLSRSTEKTDRAEKLGIYAAAGVGHAWLVNPIARTLEVMRRQGSQWLAVAVHKDGDRVRAEPFDAIELDLALLWADLAPLP; this is encoded by the coding sequence ATGGTCTCGCCGCTCCACCGCCGCGCCACCTACGCCGACGTGCTGGCCGCGCCACGCCATCAGGTGGCGGAGATCATCGGCGGCGAACTACGGCTGACCCCGCGTCCGGCCGGGCCGCACGCGCTGGTGGCGTCGGTGCTCGGCGAGGAGCTCGGCCCACCGTTCCGTCGCGGACGCGGCGGCCCGGGTGGCTGGATCTTGCTCGACGAGCCCGAGCTCCACCTCGGCGCCGAGATCGTGGTGCCGGACCTGGCGGGCTGGCGGCGCGAACGGCTGCCGGCGGTCGGCGACGTCGCGTACTTCGAGCTCGCGCCCGACTGGCTGTGCGAGGTGCTGTCGAGGTCGACCGAGAAGACCGACCGCGCCGAGAAGCTCGGCATCTACGCGGCGGCCGGGGTCGGCCACGCCTGGCTGGTCAACCCGATCGCGCGGACGCTCGAGGTGATGCGCCGCCAGGGCTCGCAGTGGCTCGCCGTGGCGGTCCACAAGGACGGTGATCGGGTCCGCGCCGAGCCGTTCGACGCGATCGAGCTCGACCTGGCCCTGCTGTGGGCCGACCTCGCGCCACTGCCGTAG
- a CDS encoding alpha-hydroxy-acid oxidizing protein, producing the protein MTDVIELADLERLARARLTDVAWGYYASGADDELTLGRNAAAYRELVLHYRVLVDVAQRRLATTVLGQPVELPVLVAPTAFHRLAHADGELATARGAGAAGTVMILSTLSNTPVEDVVAAAAGPVWFQLYVYRDRGRTEALVRRVEAAGCQALVLTVDAPLLGQRVRDVRNRFSLPAGLDLANVDGDVVAARTGEIAESGLAAYFAALLDPSLSWRDVAWLRGVTRLPIVIKGVVRADDARRAVDAGVAAVVVSNHGGRQLDTSPATIEVLPAVAAAAADAVEVYVDGGVRRGTDVVKALARGARAVLIGRPVLWGLAVDGADGVATALAILRRELDLAMALCGCPDLAGITPDLLDGGR; encoded by the coding sequence GTGACCGACGTCATCGAGCTCGCCGATCTTGAGCGGCTGGCGCGCGCGCGCCTGACCGACGTGGCCTGGGGCTACTACGCCAGCGGCGCCGACGACGAGCTGACGCTGGGCCGCAACGCCGCCGCGTACCGCGAGCTGGTGCTGCACTACCGGGTGCTGGTCGACGTGGCGCAGCGGCGCCTGGCGACGACGGTGCTCGGCCAGCCGGTCGAGCTGCCGGTGCTGGTCGCGCCGACCGCGTTCCATCGCCTGGCCCACGCCGACGGCGAGCTGGCCACCGCGCGCGGCGCCGGCGCCGCCGGCACGGTCATGATCCTCAGCACGCTGTCGAACACCCCGGTCGAGGACGTCGTCGCGGCCGCGGCCGGCCCGGTGTGGTTCCAGCTCTACGTCTACCGCGACCGCGGCCGGACCGAGGCGCTGGTCCGCCGGGTCGAGGCCGCCGGGTGCCAGGCGCTGGTGCTCACCGTCGACGCGCCGCTGCTGGGCCAGCGCGTGCGCGACGTCCGCAACCGCTTCAGCCTGCCGGCCGGGCTCGACCTGGCCAACGTCGATGGCGACGTCGTCGCCGCCCGGACCGGCGAGATCGCCGAGTCGGGCCTGGCCGCGTACTTCGCCGCGCTGCTCGATCCGTCGCTGTCGTGGCGCGACGTCGCGTGGCTACGCGGCGTCACCCGCCTGCCGATCGTGATCAAGGGCGTGGTCCGGGCCGACGACGCCCGCCGCGCGGTCGACGCCGGCGTCGCCGCGGTGGTGGTGTCGAACCACGGCGGCCGGCAGCTCGACACCTCGCCGGCCACGATCGAGGTGCTGCCGGCGGTGGCCGCGGCAGCGGCCGACGCGGTCGAGGTCTACGTCGACGGCGGCGTGCGCCGCGGGACCGACGTGGTCAAGGCGCTGGCCCGCGGCGCCCGCGCGGTGCTGATCGGCCGGCCGGTGCTGTGGGGCCTCGCCGTCGACGGCGCCGACGGCGTCGCCACCGCGCTGGCCATCCTGCGCCGCGAGCTCGACCTGGCCATGGCCCTGTGCGGGTGCCCCGACCTGGCCGGGATCACGCCCGACCTGCTCGACGGCGGGCGCTGA